A stretch of Aphelocoma coerulescens isolate FSJ_1873_10779 chromosome 1A, UR_Acoe_1.0, whole genome shotgun sequence DNA encodes these proteins:
- the LOC138098927 gene encoding tetraspanin-7-like, with protein MTLLKLSLMAFSFVFWAAGLTMLIIGLWAKVSLGSYLALSASDYPSAPAILLATGVAVIIWGFLGCFGAATEHRGLLRAYSAFLAAVLAAVLAAGLSALLYRQTLAQGFQEGLRQALLAYGEDDGVADALDALQRALSCCGVESYRDWLASPWGLEQNGSVPLSCCRARRGCQSSPPDARRLHRDGCFGRVSAFVGSNMFYVATAALGLALLQLIGIVLACLLAARVPAHLLGITTPR; from the coding sequence ATGACCCTGCTCAAGCTGTCCCTCATGGCCTTCAGCTTCGTCTTCTGGGCAGCGGGGCTGACCATGCTCATCATCGGCCTCTGGGCCAAGGTGTCTCTGGGCAGTTACTTGGCGCTGTCGGCCAGCGACTATCCCAGCGCGCCCGCCATCCTCTTGGCCACCGGCGTCGCTGTCATCATCTGGGGCTTCCTGGGATGCTTCGGCGCCGCCACGGAGCACCGGGGACTCCTGCGCGCCTACAGCGCCTTCCTGGCGGCCGTGCTGGCGGCCGTGCTGGCGGCCGGGCTCTCGGCGCTCCTGTACCGCCAGACCCTGGCGCAGGGCTTCCAGGAGGGGCTGCGCCAGGCGCTGCTGGCGTACGGGGAGGACGATGGGGTGGCGGACGCCCTGGACGCGCTGCAGCGCGCCTTGTCCTGCTGCGGTGTGGAGAGCTACCGCGACTGGCTCGCCTCGCCCTGGGGGCTGGAGCAGAATGGCTCGGtgcctctcagctgctgccggGCTCGCCGCGGCTGCCAGAGCAGCCCGCCCGACGCGCGCAGGCTGCACCGCGACGGCTGCTTCGGCAGGGTGTCCGCCTTCGTCGGCAGCAACATGTTCTATGTTGCCAccgctgccctggggctggcactgctgcagctcATCGGCATTGTGCTGGCCTGCCTGCTGGCTGCCCGCGTCCCTGCCCACCTGCTGGGCATCACCACTCCTCGCTGA